In Synechococcus sp. CB0101, a genomic segment contains:
- a CDS encoding sulfotransferase, translated as MIKRMVRGKPAPPPLPLPQRQLVLGLGAMKSGTTWLSDYLGGHPQFFHSPIKEMNAFASLYPDNPVYPSYIYKPGNSYRIWRMERIVLSFGVKPPRLDQTDAEQERFDRLRALAQLGRIAAVEDYLSFFAERIGSELHFGEISPSYAHLPPEAYTQMASLTQDVRFIFLMRDPTDRAASHLRHARRRVDKHVDLDDLLERVDASNPIFIRSDYRYTLNTLRDLGLAERCRFLIYEDLFNQDCMDSLCDWLGLPRYEAVFDKRLNPGVGDALSSEQLSRLRDRLAPIYDGLHSDPAVASATSWRW; from the coding sequence GTGATCAAGCGGATGGTCCGCGGCAAGCCGGCTCCCCCACCGCTTCCTTTGCCACAGCGCCAACTCGTGCTCGGGCTTGGGGCGATGAAGTCTGGCACGACCTGGCTCTCAGACTATTTGGGTGGTCACCCCCAATTCTTTCATTCTCCGATTAAGGAGATGAATGCTTTTGCTTCTCTCTATCCCGATAACCCTGTTTATCCCAGCTATATCTATAAACCCGGAAACTCTTACCGCATCTGGCGGATGGAGAGAATTGTCCTTTCCTTTGGAGTGAAGCCCCCTCGGCTCGATCAAACTGATGCGGAGCAAGAGCGTTTCGACCGCCTGCGTGCCCTCGCACAGTTGGGTCGTATTGCAGCTGTTGAAGACTATCTAAGTTTCTTTGCCGAACGGATTGGTTCCGAGCTGCATTTCGGTGAAATCTCGCCCTCGTATGCGCACCTGCCACCCGAGGCTTACACGCAGATGGCATCGCTCACGCAAGATGTGCGATTCATTTTCCTCATGCGTGATCCGACCGACCGTGCGGCTTCCCATCTGCGCCACGCGCGCCGACGTGTCGATAAGCATGTTGATCTTGATGATCTTCTGGAGCGTGTTGATGCATCCAATCCGATTTTCATTCGTTCCGACTATCGATACACGCTGAATACATTGCGGGATTTGGGCCTAGCCGAGCGCTGCCGCTTTCTGATCTACGAAGATTTGTTCAATCAAGATTGCATGGATAGCCTCTGTGATTGGCTTGGGCTTCCCCGGTATGAGGCCGTCTTCGATAAACGACTCAATCCTGGGGTTGGTGATGCCTTGAGCTCTGAGCAGCTCTCCAGGCTGAGAGATCGTTTGGCACCGATCTACGATGGTCTCCACTCTGATCCTGCTGTCGCTTCGGCCACGTCGTGGCGCTGGTAA
- the galE gene encoding UDP-glucose 4-epimerase GalE, with product MARLLITGGAGFIGSHTCLVLLEAGHSLVVLDNYANSSPEALRRVMQLAGPGAEGRLQVIEGDIRRSADLERAFAAGASTGAGLDAVIHFAGLKAVGESVAQPLRYWDVNVSGSQHLLAAMAAHGCRTLVFSSSATLYGYPETVPIPESAPIQPINPYGYTKAAVEQMLRDVAASEPGWRIASLRYFNPVGAHPSGRIGEDPNGIPNNLFPFISQVAVGRREQVQVFGGDWPTPDGSGVRDYIHVMDLAEGHLAALKALLSGGDQLLQLNLGSGQGHSVLEVIEAFGRACGHAIPYVITQRRSGDAAITVADPTEAKQQLGWQTRRNLDDMCKDGWHWQHSNPEGYSA from the coding sequence TTGGCGCGTCTACTGATTACAGGCGGCGCAGGCTTCATCGGCAGTCACACCTGCCTGGTGCTGCTGGAGGCAGGCCATTCGCTGGTGGTGCTCGACAACTACGCCAACAGCTCCCCGGAAGCGCTGCGACGCGTGATGCAGCTGGCGGGACCAGGGGCCGAGGGCCGCCTGCAGGTGATCGAAGGCGACATCCGCCGCAGCGCCGATCTGGAACGGGCCTTTGCAGCGGGTGCTTCTACAGGAGCCGGACTAGACGCGGTGATTCACTTCGCTGGCCTCAAAGCCGTGGGGGAATCGGTGGCGCAGCCGCTTCGCTACTGGGATGTGAATGTGAGTGGCAGCCAACACCTGCTGGCGGCCATGGCCGCCCACGGCTGCCGCACGCTGGTGTTCAGCAGCAGCGCCACCCTTTACGGCTACCCCGAGACGGTGCCCATCCCTGAAAGCGCACCGATCCAACCGATTAATCCCTACGGCTACACCAAAGCAGCGGTAGAGCAGATGCTCCGTGATGTCGCCGCCAGCGAGCCGGGTTGGCGCATCGCCTCCCTGCGTTACTTCAACCCGGTAGGAGCCCATCCCAGTGGCCGCATCGGCGAAGACCCCAACGGCATTCCCAACAACCTGTTTCCCTTCATCAGCCAGGTGGCCGTGGGCCGGCGCGAGCAGGTGCAGGTGTTCGGTGGCGACTGGCCCACCCCTGATGGCAGCGGGGTGCGGGACTACATCCATGTGATGGATCTGGCGGAAGGCCACCTAGCCGCCCTGAAGGCCTTGCTGAGCGGCGGCGATCAGCTGCTGCAGCTCAATCTCGGCAGCGGGCAGGGTCACTCGGTGCTGGAGGTGATTGAAGCCTTTGGCCGTGCCTGCGGCCATGCCATCCCCTACGTGATCACACAACGGCGCAGCGGTGATGCCGCGATCACCGTGGCCGACCCCACTGAAGCCAAACAACAGCTGGGCTGGCAAACCAGGCGCAACCTCGACGACATGTGCAAAGACGGTTGGCACTGGCAGCACAGCAACCCCGAGGGTTATTCCGCATGA
- a CDS encoding UvrD-helicase domain-containing protein, which translates to MAQGFLAGLNDAQRRAVDHHVGPLLVVAGAGSGKTRALTHRIAHLIGQHGVDPAELLAVTFTNKAAREMKERLELLLAQKLAQSQFGQPWSTLPAVEQRQLRSRIYRDVIKDLWIGTFHALFARLLRFDIDKFRDPEGLTWTRQFSIYDEGDTQSLVKEIVTQELGLDPKRFEPKKVRWAISNAKNQGWIPEQLEADAGGQRGKLMAETYRRYRRALAANNALDFDDLLLLPVQLLRQNDEVRHYWHRRFKHVLVDEYQDTNRTQYELIKLLVADGRDPADFGEWQGRSVFVVGDADQSIYSFRAADFTILMGFQEDFGDGAPDDATRTMVKLEENYRSTATILEAANALISNNTERIDKVLRPTRGDGELITLTRCDDEIAEAEAVVHRMRMLEAANPDLGWRDMAVLYRTNAQSRAMEESLVRWGIPYVVVGGLRFYDRREIKDILGYLKLLVNPADTVSLLRVLNTPKRGIGKTTIERLSDASNQLGIPLWDVVSDPEAVRSLGGRSAKGLLQFSELIRSLQARAETAPPSELVQVVMEQSGYVAELIAAGTDEAEDRRRNLNELVNAALQYQEENEEGSLDDFLASAALASDADSKDTEQDRVTLMTLHASKGLEFPVVFLVGLEQGLFPSYRSLDDPAAMEEERRLCYVGITRAKERLFLSHASERRLWGGMREPAVPSVFLSELPDELVQGDLPRSGGAALRRENRLERLTRVDRAESEQVRSVGDAAQPANAVRRRGSGGSSKVWAVGDRLMHSSFGEGHVTHLFGSGEKISIAVKFEGMGPKILDPRLAPIQPL; encoded by the coding sequence ATGGCGCAGGGGTTCCTGGCTGGACTGAACGACGCTCAACGCCGTGCCGTTGATCACCACGTTGGCCCGCTGCTCGTGGTTGCGGGCGCCGGCAGTGGTAAAACGCGTGCTCTCACCCATCGCATTGCTCACCTCATTGGGCAGCATGGTGTGGATCCGGCTGAATTGTTGGCAGTCACCTTCACCAATAAGGCTGCCCGAGAGATGAAAGAGCGGCTGGAGTTACTCCTGGCCCAAAAGTTAGCTCAGAGCCAGTTTGGTCAGCCCTGGAGCACATTGCCTGCGGTTGAGCAGCGTCAGCTGCGCTCGAGGATTTATCGAGACGTCATCAAGGACCTTTGGATTGGCACGTTTCATGCATTGTTTGCTCGTCTTCTTCGTTTTGATATCGATAAATTCCGTGATCCAGAAGGGCTGACTTGGACGCGTCAATTCTCGATCTACGATGAGGGTGATACGCAGAGTCTGGTTAAGGAGATTGTGACCCAGGAGCTTGGATTAGACCCTAAGCGATTTGAACCAAAAAAGGTTCGTTGGGCGATCAGTAATGCAAAAAATCAAGGTTGGATCCCTGAACAGCTTGAAGCTGACGCGGGTGGACAGCGCGGCAAACTTATGGCTGAAACCTATCGCCGTTATCGCCGGGCTCTCGCTGCCAACAATGCCCTTGACTTCGACGACCTATTGCTGCTGCCTGTTCAGTTGCTGCGTCAGAATGATGAGGTGCGCCATTACTGGCACCGGCGCTTCAAGCATGTGTTGGTGGATGAGTACCAAGATACCAACCGCACTCAATATGAGCTAATCAAGCTCCTTGTTGCCGATGGTCGCGATCCAGCGGATTTTGGCGAGTGGCAGGGACGGTCTGTGTTTGTTGTTGGCGATGCTGATCAAAGTATTTATAGCTTCCGAGCGGCTGATTTCACCATCCTGATGGGTTTTCAGGAGGACTTTGGTGACGGTGCGCCGGATGATGCTACGCGCACCATGGTGAAACTTGAAGAAAACTATCGTTCCACTGCCACGATTCTTGAAGCTGCCAATGCGCTCATCTCGAATAATACCGAGAGGATTGATAAGGTTTTGCGGCCCACCCGTGGCGATGGTGAGCTGATCACCCTCACCCGTTGTGACGACGAGATTGCCGAGGCTGAGGCTGTTGTGCATCGCATGCGCATGTTGGAGGCTGCTAATCCAGATCTCGGTTGGCGCGACATGGCTGTGCTGTATCGCACCAATGCCCAAAGCCGTGCGATGGAGGAGTCGCTGGTGCGCTGGGGCATCCCTTATGTGGTGGTGGGCGGACTGCGCTTTTATGACCGGCGTGAAATCAAGGACATCCTTGGCTATTTGAAGTTGCTGGTGAATCCGGCCGATACGGTGAGCCTGTTGCGAGTTCTCAATACGCCCAAGCGTGGGATTGGCAAGACCACGATTGAACGTCTGAGTGATGCTTCCAATCAGCTTGGGATCCCCCTCTGGGATGTGGTGAGTGATCCAGAGGCTGTGCGCTCCTTGGGGGGGCGTTCGGCGAAGGGCCTACTGCAATTCAGTGAGCTGATTCGTTCGTTGCAAGCCCGTGCAGAAACGGCGCCGCCTTCGGAGTTGGTGCAAGTGGTGATGGAGCAGAGCGGTTATGTGGCTGAGTTGATTGCAGCTGGTACGGACGAGGCTGAAGATCGACGCCGCAATCTCAATGAATTGGTGAATGCTGCTCTTCAGTATCAGGAGGAAAACGAGGAGGGGTCGCTTGATGATTTCCTCGCCTCTGCCGCCCTTGCCAGTGATGCCGATAGCAAAGACACGGAGCAGGACCGCGTCACGTTGATGACCTTGCATGCCAGTAAGGGGCTTGAGTTCCCGGTGGTGTTTCTGGTGGGATTGGAGCAGGGCCTGTTTCCCAGCTACCGCTCGTTGGATGATCCAGCGGCGATGGAAGAAGAGCGGCGCCTTTGTTATGTCGGTATTACCCGCGCCAAGGAACGCTTGTTTTTGTCTCACGCCAGTGAACGGCGGCTGTGGGGCGGGATGCGTGAGCCGGCTGTGCCATCTGTTTTCCTCTCGGAACTTCCAGATGAACTCGTGCAGGGGGATCTTCCCCGCAGTGGCGGGGCAGCTCTGAGGCGTGAGAACCGCTTGGAGCGTCTCACCCGCGTGGATCGGGCTGAGAGTGAGCAGGTTCGATCTGTCGGAGATGCGGCGCAGCCAGCCAATGCCGTTCGGCGTCGTGGATCCGGTGGCTCCAGCAAGGTTTGGGCCGTGGGTGATCGATTGATGCATAGCTCCTTCGGTGAGGGGCATGTGACCCACCTGTTCGGTAGTGGTGAAAAGATCTCAATCGCGGTGAAATTTGAGGGCATGGGACCCAAAATCCTGGATCCGCGCTTGGCACCGATTCAGCCCCTATGA
- a CDS encoding CCA tRNA nucleotidyltransferase, whose amino-acid sequence MQIPDVPAELLTALVQAAEGRRLALVGGAVRDLLLHHQHRDPWRGLPDLDLVVEGRALALVERLPALLPNGSSCAFREHGSFGTVEVELRLANGDTWLLDVASARQESYASPGENPQVSLGSLDDDLARRDFSVNAIALLLGTASDGVVLLDPHHGQQDLAARRLRLLHANSLVDDPTRLFRAARYAARLGFELDPSALEQARRVLQAWPWGWRPGSPPQPVPPALGTRLRMELELMLDREPWHEALDRLQAWGGLVLLDPGLQRNRRWPLALGRATRWGLPLLPVLIACADDPVALAQRLQVPHRHQRWLKGLVQLRRHAAALSPDQIRLWMAAQWTEWIEHQPDAEHVVPMALACGGVFRRPLLRWWLLWRHVQPATTAQDLLASGLRPGPAIGERLRQLRAERLQELECR is encoded by the coding sequence ATGCAGATTCCCGACGTGCCAGCTGAATTGCTGACAGCCCTCGTGCAGGCGGCAGAGGGCCGTCGGCTGGCGCTCGTGGGCGGAGCCGTGCGGGATCTGCTGCTGCATCATCAGCACCGTGACCCTTGGCGTGGTTTGCCTGACCTGGATTTGGTGGTCGAAGGCCGGGCGTTGGCGTTGGTGGAGCGGTTGCCGGCGCTGCTGCCGAACGGCAGCAGCTGTGCCTTTCGGGAACATGGCAGTTTTGGCACCGTGGAGGTGGAGCTTCGGCTGGCCAACGGCGACACCTGGTTGCTGGATGTGGCCTCAGCTCGCCAGGAGAGCTACGCGAGTCCGGGCGAGAACCCGCAGGTTTCCCTCGGCAGCCTTGATGACGATTTGGCGCGGCGCGATTTCAGCGTGAACGCCATCGCCCTCCTTCTGGGAACGGCGTCCGATGGGGTTGTGCTGCTGGATCCCCACCACGGTCAACAGGATCTGGCCGCACGCCGCTTGCGCTTGTTGCATGCCAATAGCCTGGTTGATGATCCCACCCGGCTCTTTCGGGCAGCCCGTTACGCAGCCAGGCTCGGCTTTGAATTGGATCCCAGTGCATTGGAGCAGGCGCGCCGCGTGCTGCAGGCGTGGCCCTGGGGATGGCGACCTGGATCCCCCCCGCAGCCAGTGCCTCCCGCCTTGGGCACCCGCTTGCGGATGGAGTTGGAGCTGATGCTTGATCGGGAGCCTTGGCATGAGGCTTTAGATCGCCTCCAGGCCTGGGGTGGACTGGTGTTGCTGGATCCCGGGCTCCAGCGCAATCGCCGCTGGCCCCTCGCGTTGGGGCGGGCCACCCGCTGGGGTTTGCCGCTGTTGCCCGTGTTGATCGCCTGTGCGGATGACCCTGTCGCATTGGCCCAGCGTCTGCAGGTGCCTCATCGCCACCAGCGCTGGCTGAAGGGTTTGGTGCAGCTGCGCCGCCATGCCGCTGCGCTGTCTCCCGACCAGATCCGCTTGTGGATGGCGGCCCAGTGGACTGAGTGGATCGAACATCAGCCGGATGCTGAGCATGTGGTGCCCATGGCTCTTGCCTGTGGTGGGGTGTTCCGCCGGCCGCTCTTGCGCTGGTGGTTGCTCTGGCGGCATGTGCAACCCGCTACAACGGCTCAGGATTTGTTGGCGTCGGGTCTGCGTCCAGGCCCGGCCATCGGAGAGCGTTTGCGCCAGTTGCGCGCTGAGCGCTTGCAGGAGTTGGAGTGTCGCTGA
- the hisS gene encoding histidine--tRNA ligase, protein MDKLQSLRGMVDLLPQSAPLWQRIEATARSHFARAAIEEIRTPVLEATELFARGIGEATDVVGKEMYTFTDRGERSCTLRPEGTASVVRAAIQHGLLSQGPQRLWYGGPMFRYERPQAGRQRQFHQIGLEMLGFADPRSDVEAIAVAWDLLADLGVQGLALELNSLGSSDDRARYREQLVAWLSERADQLDPDSQDRLQRNPLRILDSKNPDTQALLTDAPTLAEALSPESRDRFARVTHGLTLLGIPFQLNPRLVRGLDYYSHTAFEITSTQLGAQATVCGGGRYDGLVEQLGGPPTAAIGWALGMERLAILLAQAGAAPAAAPEVYVVSRGEQAEPLALQLARQLRQAGHAVDLDLTGAAFGKQFKRADRTGARWAVVIGDSEAEAGVVLLKDLRGAAGEASEPEQRLSPEELLQRFA, encoded by the coding sequence GTGGACAAACTGCAGAGCCTGCGGGGGATGGTGGATCTACTCCCCCAGTCCGCCCCGCTCTGGCAGCGGATTGAAGCCACGGCCCGCTCTCACTTCGCCCGCGCGGCGATTGAAGAGATCCGCACACCTGTGCTGGAGGCCACCGAGCTGTTCGCCCGTGGCATCGGTGAAGCCACCGACGTGGTGGGGAAGGAGATGTACACCTTCACCGATCGCGGCGAGCGCAGCTGCACGTTGCGGCCCGAGGGCACGGCTTCGGTGGTGCGCGCTGCGATTCAGCACGGCCTGCTGAGCCAGGGGCCGCAGCGCCTTTGGTATGGCGGGCCGATGTTCCGCTACGAGCGGCCTCAGGCCGGCCGGCAGCGGCAGTTTCACCAGATCGGCCTCGAGATGCTGGGCTTTGCTGATCCCCGCAGCGATGTGGAAGCCATCGCCGTGGCCTGGGATCTGTTGGCGGACCTAGGCGTGCAGGGGTTGGCCCTTGAGCTCAACTCCTTGGGCAGCAGCGACGATCGAGCCCGCTACCGCGAGCAGCTGGTGGCTTGGTTGAGCGAGCGCGCCGATCAATTGGACCCGGATTCCCAGGATCGTCTGCAGCGCAATCCCCTGCGCATCTTGGATTCGAAGAACCCCGATACCCAGGCGCTGTTGACCGATGCGCCCACCCTGGCCGAGGCGTTGAGCCCGGAGAGCCGCGATCGCTTTGCCCGCGTGACCCATGGCCTCACGCTGCTGGGCATCCCCTTCCAGCTCAATCCACGCCTGGTCCGCGGCCTGGATTACTACAGCCACACCGCGTTTGAAATCACCTCCACGCAGTTGGGAGCCCAGGCCACCGTGTGTGGCGGTGGTCGTTACGACGGGTTGGTGGAGCAGCTGGGTGGTCCCCCCACCGCGGCCATCGGCTGGGCTCTGGGGATGGAGCGCTTGGCGATCTTGCTTGCACAGGCTGGTGCCGCCCCCGCTGCGGCTCCTGAGGTGTACGTGGTGAGCCGCGGCGAGCAGGCTGAACCCCTTGCTTTGCAGCTGGCCCGGCAGCTGCGCCAAGCCGGCCATGCGGTCGATCTCGATCTCACGGGTGCAGCCTTTGGCAAGCAGTTCAAGCGGGCGGATCGCACCGGTGCCCGCTGGGCCGTGGTGATCGGCGACAGCGAAGCCGAGGCCGGTGTGGTGCTGTTGAAGGATTTGCGCGGAGCCGCCGGTGAGGCTTCCGAGCCTGAACAACGGCTCAGCCCCGAGGAGTTGTTGCAGCGCTTCGCTTAG
- a CDS encoding glycosyltransferase, translated as MAASEPLPLVGIVVPVYNDWHRLQLCLQALARQSYPPERLRVRVVDNGSTDWPSQPSFPLPLEVIAHRHPGSYGARNQAALGWDVDVLAFTDADCQPDPDWISAGVQALQWRARPPRLVAGRIVLEPQAPGHPSAGEQLDQILGFDQARTVRRAGFGVTANLLVSQACFQDFGGFHRRTHSGGDREFCHRAVAAGAQLLFEGAAVVRHPARDWNELVRKQRRIVGGRLSLAGDHSFARLKVLVQSLRPLVSESVRVCRYQPLGWLRRGLLLSLVWRLRLAVLVEWLRLQQQGHAPLR; from the coding sequence ATGGCTGCGTCAGAGCCGCTACCCCTGGTTGGCATTGTGGTGCCGGTGTACAACGACTGGCACCGCCTGCAGCTCTGTCTGCAAGCCCTGGCGCGTCAGAGCTACCCACCAGAGCGGTTGCGGGTTCGTGTTGTGGACAACGGCTCCACCGACTGGCCCTCCCAACCGAGCTTCCCGTTGCCTCTGGAGGTGATCGCGCACCGTCACCCCGGCTCCTATGGAGCGCGCAATCAAGCTGCGTTGGGTTGGGATGTGGATGTGCTGGCCTTCACCGACGCCGATTGCCAGCCCGACCCCGACTGGATCTCCGCTGGCGTGCAGGCCCTGCAGTGGCGCGCTCGGCCGCCACGGCTCGTGGCCGGGCGGATTGTGCTGGAGCCGCAAGCGCCAGGTCATCCCTCAGCTGGTGAGCAACTGGATCAAATCCTTGGTTTTGATCAGGCGCGCACGGTGCGTCGTGCCGGTTTTGGCGTCACGGCCAATTTGCTGGTGAGTCAGGCCTGCTTTCAGGATTTCGGAGGCTTCCATCGCCGCACCCACTCCGGCGGTGATCGTGAGTTCTGTCATCGCGCTGTGGCGGCTGGTGCCCAACTCCTGTTTGAGGGTGCCGCCGTTGTGCGCCACCCGGCTAGGGATTGGAATGAATTGGTGCGCAAGCAGCGCCGCATTGTGGGTGGGCGTTTGTCGTTGGCTGGCGATCACTCCTTCGCGCGGCTGAAGGTGCTGGTTCAGTCGCTGCGGCCCTTGGTTTCTGAGAGCGTGCGCGTTTGCCGCTATCAGCCCCTTGGCTGGCTTCGGCGCGGGTTGCTGCTCAGTTTGGTGTGGAGGCTCAGGTTGGCCGTGCTTGTGGAGTGGCTGCGTTTGCAGCAGCAGGGCCATGCTCCTTTGCGGTGA
- a CDS encoding nucleotide sugar dehydrogenase — MTGTVPAIRTICCIGAGYVGGPTMAVIADRCPGIQVTVVDLNAERIAAWNDADLSRLPVYEPGLDAVVGRCRGRNLFFSTEVEAAIAAADMVFLSVNTPTKTKGLGAGQASDLRWVEASARSVAAHAQGHTIVVEKSTLPVRTAATVQAILQAAQGEAEAVPEHKTFSVLSNPEFLAEGTAVADLEQPDRVLIGGDDPQAIEALASVYGHWVPKERILRTNLWSSELSKLTANAFLAQRISSINSIAAFCESTGADVGEVARAIGTDSRIGPKFLKAGPGFGGSCFQKDILNLVYLCGHYGLHEVAAYWQSVVDLNTWQQHRIARLVVNNLFGTVTGKRLAVLGFAFKADTNDTREAPAIRICRDLLEEGADLAIYDPKVAPEQIARDLGLAPSAASSGLSGEGRWQLAGSVEDAVGGADAALILTEWQAFRQLSWPELAPQMRQPAWVFDARAVVDPEQVRAAGLRLWRVGDGKIG, encoded by the coding sequence GTGACCGGCACTGTTCCCGCCATTCGCACGATCTGTTGTATCGGTGCTGGCTATGTGGGCGGGCCCACCATGGCCGTGATTGCCGACCGCTGCCCTGGCATTCAGGTGACGGTGGTGGATCTCAACGCCGAGCGCATTGCCGCCTGGAATGACGCCGACCTCAGCCGGTTGCCGGTGTATGAACCCGGTCTCGACGCGGTGGTGGGGCGTTGCCGGGGTCGCAACCTCTTCTTCAGCACCGAGGTGGAGGCTGCTATCGCTGCCGCCGACATGGTGTTCCTGTCGGTGAACACCCCCACCAAAACGAAAGGTCTTGGCGCGGGCCAAGCCAGTGATCTGCGCTGGGTGGAGGCCTCGGCCCGTTCGGTGGCGGCCCACGCCCAGGGGCACACGATTGTGGTGGAGAAGAGCACGTTGCCGGTGCGCACCGCCGCCACCGTGCAGGCCATCCTCCAGGCGGCGCAGGGCGAGGCCGAGGCGGTGCCGGAACACAAAACCTTTTCGGTGCTGTCCAATCCCGAGTTTTTGGCGGAAGGCACCGCCGTGGCTGATCTCGAGCAGCCCGATCGCGTGTTGATCGGCGGCGATGACCCACAGGCGATCGAGGCTTTGGCCTCGGTGTATGGCCATTGGGTGCCTAAGGAGCGAATCCTGCGCACCAATCTGTGGAGTAGCGAGCTCTCCAAGCTCACCGCCAATGCCTTTCTGGCGCAGCGGATCAGCTCGATCAACAGCATCGCTGCCTTCTGTGAATCCACGGGCGCGGATGTGGGTGAAGTGGCCCGAGCGATCGGCACCGACTCACGCATTGGGCCCAAGTTTTTGAAAGCTGGACCTGGGTTTGGCGGCAGTTGTTTTCAGAAAGACATTCTCAATTTGGTGTATCTCTGCGGTCATTACGGCCTGCATGAGGTGGCGGCCTATTGGCAGAGCGTGGTCGATCTCAACACCTGGCAGCAGCACCGCATTGCGCGCTTGGTGGTGAACAACCTGTTCGGCACCGTGACGGGTAAGCGCCTGGCGGTTCTCGGCTTTGCCTTCAAGGCCGATACCAACGACACCCGTGAGGCGCCCGCGATCCGGATCTGCCGCGATCTGCTGGAAGAGGGTGCCGATCTGGCGATCTACGACCCGAAGGTTGCCCCTGAGCAGATTGCCCGGGATCTGGGTCTCGCACCGAGTGCGGCCAGCTCCGGTCTCTCGGGAGAAGGCCGTTGGCAGTTGGCGGGATCGGTGGAGGATGCCGTGGGCGGCGCTGATGCAGCTCTGATCCTCACGGAGTGGCAGGCCTTCCGTCAGCTGTCCTGGCCGGAGCTGGCCCCTCAGATGCGCCAGCCCGCCTGGGTGTTTGACGCTCGCGCTGTGGTGGATCCGGAGCAGGTGCGTGCAGCCGGTTTACGGCTCTGGCGCGTGGGCGACGGCAAGATCGGTTGA
- a CDS encoding O-antigen ligase, which produces MISLLMVNAGLIIEDRDLRPGSVSDYLIVALSFAAGMHRTREQWNRALAWMASCIVPLLALSLHAGPDMIQGASSFTGFNINKLGFLAGLLTVIAYGWLRQMQSPWSRAVAIGAIAMGISEVILTQSRAALAVPILAIAIDILVSRRWTLRQLLITGVLCTALASGAIYSWYFKADTTYNLATDYRLGELNRVQTIQCWFQSTSQSDRGLWLGMGFGKPAQEHCGPDEIPSLRKMEKGKGLQHAHNFYAQIFAETGLSGLLVAVGMTIAGFRAAWRQHLAKTMVVSLPLLIYITLTALGLTFWQVMMINQVLAGFSLAALTAKEHGPAAANAATPQARPT; this is translated from the coding sequence TTGATCAGCCTGCTGATGGTGAATGCAGGACTGATCATTGAAGACCGCGACCTGAGGCCAGGAAGCGTCTCTGACTATTTGATTGTGGCCCTCAGTTTCGCCGCCGGCATGCATCGCACCCGGGAGCAATGGAATCGAGCTCTGGCCTGGATGGCGAGCTGCATTGTTCCTCTGCTGGCCCTCTCGCTGCATGCGGGGCCAGACATGATCCAGGGGGCCTCGTCCTTCACAGGCTTCAACATCAACAAACTCGGATTTCTCGCCGGCCTGCTCACGGTGATCGCCTACGGATGGCTGCGGCAAATGCAGTCACCCTGGTCAAGGGCTGTTGCCATTGGCGCGATCGCAATGGGCATCAGCGAGGTCATCCTCACCCAATCACGCGCAGCTCTGGCCGTTCCAATCCTCGCCATCGCGATCGACATTCTGGTCAGTCGCCGCTGGACCCTACGCCAACTTCTGATTACAGGGGTGCTGTGCACGGCCCTGGCATCGGGAGCCATCTACAGCTGGTATTTCAAGGCCGACACCACTTACAACCTTGCTACCGACTACCGGCTGGGCGAACTGAATCGGGTCCAGACCATCCAGTGCTGGTTCCAATCGACAAGCCAATCAGATCGTGGACTCTGGCTAGGGATGGGCTTTGGAAAACCTGCGCAGGAGCACTGCGGACCTGATGAGATTCCAAGCCTTCGCAAGATGGAGAAGGGCAAGGGTCTCCAGCATGCCCACAACTTTTATGCGCAGATCTTCGCGGAAACAGGACTGAGTGGCCTGCTCGTTGCGGTGGGCATGACCATTGCAGGCTTCCGCGCTGCCTGGAGACAACACCTCGCCAAGACCATGGTTGTTTCACTCCCACTGCTGATCTACATCACACTCACGGCGCTGGGCCTCACGTTCTGGCAGGTGATGATGATCAACCAAGTGCTGGCGGGCTTCAGCCTCGCTGCCCTCACCGCAAAGGAGCATGGCCCTGCTGCTGCAAACGCAGCCACTCCACAAGCACGGCCAACCTGA